A genome region from Neptunomonas japonica JAMM 1380 includes the following:
- the pilM gene encoding type IV pilus assembly protein PilM codes for MVSFFGKKTASWVGVDIGSSSVKLVVLSRRGNLVGLDAYAIVSLPPTAVVDGNIQEVQPVTEAIERAIKICALKQGNAIAAVPSSAVIIKRMELSKTFSEMELEDQVKVEADQFIPYPLDEVALDFEVLGESRTHPELNDLLLVACRRDDVDQREDAINAAGLKCAIVDVDTYAIERAFPMLITEDLKSDDMVAIVDVGAATLTLNVIRDHKIIYNREQSFGGNDLTTNIHHQYGMAIDEVEQALRLGEIGDEVKEAVIQPFRLTVSQQVSRALQFFYSSGVQHQLTKIYLCGGVASIDGLTDILTDELDIPVNIANPFEQMDVSAKVNKERLVKDTPALVKACGLALRSFDQ; via the coding sequence GTGGTCAGCTTTTTCGGGAAGAAAACGGCCAGCTGGGTCGGTGTTGATATTGGTTCGTCGTCGGTTAAGTTGGTTGTCTTATCCAGACGCGGAAATCTGGTCGGGCTAGATGCCTATGCTATTGTGTCATTGCCTCCAACGGCAGTTGTTGATGGAAATATTCAAGAAGTACAGCCTGTTACTGAGGCGATAGAGCGAGCTATTAAAATTTGTGCTCTAAAGCAGGGTAATGCAATTGCTGCAGTCCCCTCTTCTGCGGTTATTATTAAACGAATGGAACTGAGTAAAACGTTCTCTGAAATGGAACTTGAAGATCAAGTTAAAGTTGAAGCTGATCAGTTTATTCCTTACCCCTTAGATGAGGTTGCGCTTGACTTTGAAGTTTTAGGCGAATCAAGAACTCACCCTGAATTGAATGATTTGTTGTTGGTTGCATGTCGTCGCGATGACGTTGATCAGCGCGAAGATGCGATTAATGCTGCAGGCCTGAAATGCGCGATTGTTGACGTAGATACATATGCGATTGAACGCGCCTTTCCAATGCTTATCACTGAAGATCTTAAAAGTGACGATATGGTCGCGATTGTGGATGTTGGCGCTGCTACGCTAACGCTCAATGTTATTCGAGATCATAAAATTATTTACAATCGAGAACAGTCTTTTGGTGGGAATGATCTAACTACAAATATCCATCACCAATACGGTATGGCTATAGATGAAGTTGAGCAGGCTTTAAGGTTGGGAGAGATTGGTGACGAGGTAAAAGAGGCTGTTATTCAGCCTTTCCGTTTAACTGTTTCTCAGCAAGTGTCTCGTGCATTACAGTTTTTTTACTCCTCTGGCGTTCAGCACCAGCTTACAAAAATATACTTGTGTGGAGGCGTCGCTTCCATTGATGGTTTGACAGATATTTTGACAGATGAACTGGATATTCCGGTAAATATAGCTAACCCATTTGAACAAATGGATGTGAGCGCTAAGGTTAATAAAGAGCGCTTGGTGAAAGATACGCCTGCATTGGTGAAGGCTTGTGGGTTAGCGCTTAGATCGTTTGATCAATAG
- a CDS encoding penicillin-binding protein 1A — MLKSFFRFALILAFIGLILGAAAVIGLYQHFAPTLPNVETLRDIKFQTPLKVLSSDGKLIAEFGEKKRTPITYEKIPETFVQALQSAEDSRFFEHYGIDLIGLSRAAYQLVSTGKIKSGGSTITMQVAKNFFLTRERTFERKFSEIFLALKIEQSLSKQEIFELYVNKIYLGHRSYGIQAAANVYYGKNIDELSLPQLAMIAGLPKAPSTFNPITNPTRAIERRNWILGRMHSLSYISLEESKEAQQAPVTAKYHTTEIELYAPYIAEMVRSELYGQYGDELYTDGFTVYTTLNSKMQSAANTAVRNGLVNYVKRHGYRGPEKQHNIADLSPEEVTTLLKKETSFAQLEPAIILNVDKKSATAQRKNGEVVTLPWEGLKWAKKFKTVNYAGPMPKNAAKIVQTGDLVRILNTGEYWELSQVPKAQGALISMTPQSGAIRSLVGGFSFTHNKFNRATQAHRQPGSNFKPFIYAAAMENGFTPASIINDAPVVLQDKGLDGNWRPQNSSKKFSGPTRLRVGLYKSRNLVSIRLLRSLGFNKGIEYLSRFGFDPKKLPANLSLALGSADVTPLELVTGYAALANGGYKVEPYFIDRINDQYGQTIFTTNTPIVCHDCSAHTNENKAADPTAASTTNIASRIMDKRTNFLLYSIMQDVIRRGTGTRAKVLNRSDLAGKTGTTNEQKDAWFTGFNNKLVTTSWVGYDQPAPLGRSEFGGTAALPIWVDFMREALADTPEAPIPRPNGIVQVRIHSSTGLRASSKQSNTLYEYFKAEQTPHQGVAENASSNGQSTEDLF, encoded by the coding sequence GTGCTTAAATCCTTCTTCCGCTTCGCTTTAATTCTAGCTTTTATTGGCCTAATACTGGGGGCTGCAGCCGTCATTGGCCTCTACCAGCATTTTGCACCGACACTGCCAAACGTAGAAACTTTACGAGATATAAAATTTCAAACTCCGCTAAAAGTTTTATCGTCAGATGGTAAATTAATTGCTGAATTTGGTGAAAAAAAGCGTACACCCATCACCTATGAAAAAATTCCTGAAACATTTGTTCAAGCTCTTCAGTCAGCGGAAGATAGCCGTTTTTTCGAACATTATGGAATAGATTTAATTGGGCTTTCACGCGCAGCCTACCAGCTAGTTTCGACCGGAAAAATTAAAAGCGGCGGTTCAACCATCACCATGCAGGTTGCCAAGAATTTTTTTCTAACAAGAGAGCGAACTTTTGAGCGAAAATTTAGCGAGATATTTCTTGCTTTAAAGATCGAACAATCACTTTCCAAACAAGAAATCTTTGAACTATATGTCAATAAAATATACCTAGGACACCGCTCATATGGGATCCAAGCTGCGGCCAATGTATATTATGGAAAAAACATTGATGAGCTGTCTTTGCCTCAACTGGCGATGATTGCAGGCCTCCCCAAGGCCCCTTCAACGTTCAACCCTATCACCAATCCTACAAGAGCAATTGAGCGCAGGAATTGGATTCTAGGCCGCATGCACAGCTTATCTTATATATCCCTAGAAGAATCTAAAGAAGCTCAACAAGCCCCCGTCACCGCTAAATACCACACTACAGAAATAGAGTTATACGCTCCTTATATTGCAGAAATGGTGCGAAGCGAGCTATACGGGCAGTATGGTGATGAGCTTTACACCGACGGCTTCACTGTATACACCACTCTTAATAGTAAAATGCAGTCAGCAGCCAACACCGCCGTACGCAATGGGCTTGTCAATTATGTGAAACGCCATGGATACCGGGGCCCTGAAAAGCAACATAACATTGCAGATCTGTCACCTGAAGAGGTAACAACGTTACTAAAAAAAGAAACCTCCTTTGCTCAGCTTGAACCGGCCATCATCCTCAATGTCGATAAAAAAAGTGCTACCGCACAACGAAAAAATGGAGAAGTAGTTACTCTCCCATGGGAAGGGTTGAAGTGGGCAAAGAAGTTTAAAACTGTCAACTACGCGGGACCAATGCCTAAAAACGCAGCTAAGATTGTTCAAACAGGCGACCTTGTGCGCATACTTAATACAGGCGAGTATTGGGAACTGAGCCAAGTACCCAAAGCACAAGGCGCATTAATCTCTATGACACCGCAATCTGGAGCGATTCGCTCACTTGTCGGTGGATTTAGCTTTACTCACAACAAATTTAATCGCGCGACTCAAGCTCACCGCCAGCCAGGCTCAAACTTTAAACCTTTTATTTACGCCGCGGCTATGGAAAATGGCTTCACACCCGCCTCTATAATTAACGATGCTCCTGTGGTTTTACAAGACAAAGGCCTTGATGGTAACTGGCGCCCTCAAAACTCCAGTAAAAAGTTTTCAGGGCCAACACGCCTAAGGGTCGGCTTATACAAGTCACGCAACCTAGTTTCCATTCGTCTGTTACGCTCTCTTGGCTTTAATAAAGGAATAGAATACTTATCTCGCTTTGGTTTTGACCCTAAAAAACTACCAGCGAACTTATCACTTGCGCTGGGAAGCGCCGATGTGACTCCACTAGAACTAGTGACTGGCTACGCAGCCTTAGCAAACGGTGGTTATAAAGTTGAACCTTACTTCATTGATCGTATTAACGACCAATACGGCCAAACTATTTTTACCACTAATACACCTATCGTTTGTCACGACTGCTCCGCACATACCAATGAAAATAAAGCCGCTGACCCGACAGCCGCGTCAACAACTAATATTGCTTCGCGCATTATGGATAAACGTACAAACTTTCTACTTTATAGCATCATGCAAGATGTTATTCGACGTGGTACAGGCACACGCGCTAAAGTGCTCAACAGGTCAGACCTAGCAGGAAAAACAGGCACAACTAACGAACAGAAAGACGCATGGTTCACGGGATTCAATAACAAACTGGTAACCACTTCATGGGTCGGCTATGACCAACCAGCCCCCCTAGGACGCTCCGAGTTTGGCGGCACTGCCGCACTACCCATATGGGTCGACTTCATGCGAGAAGCCTTAGCTGACACGCCTGAAGCACCGATACCAAGACCTAATGGCATAGTCCAAGTACGGATTCACTCAAGCACAGGGTTACGTGCCAGTTCAAAACAAAGCAACACCCTATACGAATACTTTAAAGCCGAGCAAACACCACACCAAGGTGTGGCCGAGAACGCATCGTCCAACGGACAGTCCACTGAAGACCTTTTCTAA